The proteins below are encoded in one region of Campylobacter rectus:
- a CDS encoding RrF2 family transcriptional regulator has product MLLTKASEYALLSLIYIAQKDAPSDVDTMSGELEISKSFLAKILQNLAREGILISFKGANGGFMLAQKPGDISIKRVIESAEKRKMAVFECSISQEGCSSSKNRMCQIWPMFSALQSRIDDFLDTITLANIMKK; this is encoded by the coding sequence ATGCTTTTGACAAAAGCAAGCGAATACGCGCTGCTTTCGCTGATTTATATAGCGCAAAAAGACGCTCCCTCCGATGTCGATACGATGTCGGGCGAGCTTGAGATATCAAAAAGCTTTTTGGCCAAAATTTTGCAAAATTTGGCCAGAGAGGGCATTTTGATTTCGTTTAAGGGCGCAAACGGCGGATTTATGCTCGCGCAAAAGCCGGGAGATATCAGCATAAAAAGAGTAATCGAAAGTGCGGAAAAACGCAAAATGGCGGTATTTGAGTGCTCGATCTCGCAAGAAGGCTGTAGCTCAAGCAAAAACAGAATGTGTCAAATTTGGCCGATGTTTAGCGCGTTACAGTCTAGAATCGATGATTTTTTAGATACGATTACGCTAGCAAATATAATGAAGAAGTAA
- the rpsO gene encoding 30S ribosomal protein S15: MALDSAKKAEIVAKFARKEKDTGSPEVQIALLTARVEELTEHLKIYKKDHSSRLGLLKIVGRRKRLMKYLKAKDYAAYTKVIAELNLRDK, translated from the coding sequence ATGGCTTTGGATTCGGCTAAAAAAGCAGAAATTGTTGCGAAATTCGCTAGAAAAGAGAAAGATACGGGCTCTCCGGAAGTTCAGATCGCATTGCTAACCGCAAGAGTCGAGGAGCTAACCGAGCACCTAAAAATCTATAAAAAAGATCACTCGTCTCGCCTCGGACTACTTAAAATAGTCGGCCGCAGAAAACGCTTGATGAAATATCTAAAAGCTAAAGATTACGCAGCTTACACAAAAGTTATCGCTGAGCTAAATCTCAGAGATAAATAA
- a CDS encoding HrcA family transcriptional regulator, with translation MIKVSKRDLILDSIIQAYLSDNAPIGSSELGSRMAMSIPASTIRVYFKKLSDEGAITQFHVSGGRIPTAATMRDYWRARLNFDETLDIANPSLLKLLSDKFEIYAMVFESKAQTLNEVLNLNNRFLILSFSEDEIALKFNSKVEKFLSNLIGIDLDRLELTCMQVGLNELRNKIAELKRTKIRFLENEKVALEIFGESFKNALNPSFEMVFDSNLVFFGENYLGMKLGVNFEGKEAKMLCAGSIYNDYERFLNNLKEAA, from the coding sequence ATGATAAAGGTGAGCAAGCGAGATCTGATACTTGATTCTATCATTCAAGCTTATCTTAGCGACAACGCTCCAATCGGCTCTAGCGAGCTTGGTTCGCGTATGGCGATGTCGATCCCGGCCTCTACGATCAGGGTTTATTTTAAAAAGCTCTCCGACGAGGGCGCGATTACGCAGTTTCACGTTAGCGGCGGCAGGATACCAACGGCTGCGACGATGAGAGATTATTGGCGAGCTAGGTTAAATTTTGACGAAACGCTAGATATCGCAAATCCTAGCCTACTAAAGTTGCTAAGCGATAAATTTGAAATTTACGCGATGGTTTTTGAAAGCAAAGCCCAAACGCTAAACGAGGTCTTAAATTTAAACAATAGATTTTTGATTTTGAGCTTTAGTGAGGACGAGATCGCGCTCAAATTTAACTCGAAAGTCGAGAAATTTTTGAGCAATCTCATCGGCATAGACCTCGACAGACTCGAGCTTACCTGTATGCAGGTGGGTCTAAACGAGCTAAGAAACAAGATAGCTGAGCTAAAGCGCACTAAAATTCGCTTTTTAGAAAACGAAAAGGTTGCGCTTGAAATTTTCGGCGAGAGCTTTAAAAATGCGCTAAACCCTAGCTTTGAGATGGTTTTTGACTCAAATTTGGTATTTTTCGGCGAGAACTACCTAGGTATGAAGCTAGGCGTAAATTTTGAAGGCAAAGAGGCCAAAATGCTTTGCGCAGGCAGTATTTATAATGACTATGAAAGATTTTTAAACAACCTAAAGGAGGCGGCATGA
- the grpE gene encoding nucleotide exchange factor GrpE yields the protein MNENENVELEQQIPSNFDESISFEGLDAKYIELQKQLEELTDKYYRANADFENIKKRFEKEKADIATYANEKFARDLLPVIDALEMAVNFETEGDEYAAKIKEGIYITIDQFKKCFEKNGITAIEANEDFDPNFHNAMLQVESEDVEKGKIVQVIQKGYLINGRILRPAMVSIAK from the coding sequence ATGAACGAGAATGAAAACGTGGAACTTGAGCAGCAAATCCCGTCAAATTTCGACGAGAGTATCAGCTTTGAGGGCTTGGATGCGAAATACATAGAGCTTCAAAAGCAGCTTGAGGAGCTAACGGATAAGTATTATAGAGCCAATGCGGACTTTGAAAACATCAAAAAGCGTTTCGAAAAGGAAAAAGCGGACATCGCGACGTATGCGAACGAGAAATTCGCGCGAGATCTGCTCCCCGTAATAGACGCGCTTGAGATGGCGGTAAATTTTGAAACAGAGGGCGACGAATACGCGGCGAAAATCAAAGAAGGTATCTACATAACGATAGATCAGTTTAAAAAGTGTTTCGAGAAAAACGGCATCACGGCGATCGAAGCGAACGAAGACTTTGACCCGAATTTTCACAACGCTATGCTCCAAGTAGAAAGCGAAGACGTGGAAAAAGGTAAGATCGTGCAAGTGATACAAAAAGGCTACCTCATCAACGGCAGGATTTTGCGCCCTGCGATGGTGTCGATAGCGAAGTAA
- the dnaK gene encoding molecular chaperone DnaK, with amino-acid sequence MAKVIGIDLGTTNSCVSVYERGEAKVIPNKEGKNTTPSVVAFTDKGEILVGDSAKRQAVTNPEKTIYSIKRIMGLMSNEKNAQEAKSRLPYHVVDRNGACAIEIAGKVYTPQEISAKVLIKLKEDAESYLGETVVDAVITVPAYFNDSQRKATKEAGTIAGLNVLRIINEPTAAALAYGLDKKEAEKIMVYDLGGGTFDVTVLETGDSVVEVLATGGNAFLGGDDFDNRLIDWLTSEFKSDAGIDLKTDVMAMQRLKEAAETAKKELSSAQETTINLPFITADATGPKHLTKTLTRAKFEGMIEDLVAQTITKINEVVKDAGLSKSEVKEVVMVGGSTRVPLVQEEVKKAFGKELNKSVNPDEVVAIGAAIQGAVIKGDVKDVLLLDVTPLSLGIETLGGVMTKIIEKGTTIPVKKNQVFSTAEDNQSAVTIHVLQGEREFARDNKSLGQFNLEGIPAAPRGVPQIEVEFDIDANGILTVSAKDKATGKAQNITISGSSGLSEDEINNMVKDAELHKEDDKKRKDAVEARNQADALAHQTQKSLDELGEKIPAEDRERIQKALDELKETLKDENASKEQIDAKVKTLSEASHKLAEAMYKKDGAAGEQANGGKKKDDDVIDAEVE; translated from the coding sequence ATGGCAAAAGTAATAGGCATAGACCTAGGAACGACGAATTCATGCGTGAGCGTGTATGAGCGAGGCGAAGCGAAAGTGATCCCTAACAAAGAGGGTAAAAATACGACTCCTTCGGTCGTGGCGTTTACCGATAAGGGCGAAATTTTAGTAGGCGACAGCGCAAAACGCCAAGCCGTCACAAACCCTGAAAAAACCATCTACTCTATCAAAAGAATAATGGGTCTAATGAGCAACGAGAAAAACGCGCAGGAGGCCAAATCTCGCCTACCGTATCACGTCGTGGATAGAAACGGCGCGTGCGCTATCGAGATCGCGGGCAAGGTCTACACTCCGCAAGAAATCTCCGCAAAAGTGCTCATAAAACTAAAAGAAGACGCGGAAAGCTATCTGGGCGAAACGGTCGTAGACGCCGTCATCACGGTGCCTGCGTACTTTAACGATAGCCAAAGAAAAGCGACTAAAGAGGCCGGCACGATCGCGGGGCTAAACGTGCTTCGCATCATAAACGAGCCTACCGCGGCGGCTCTTGCTTACGGTCTAGATAAAAAAGAGGCCGAAAAGATCATGGTTTACGACCTAGGCGGCGGTACGTTCGACGTTACGGTGCTAGAAACCGGCGATAGCGTGGTCGAGGTTTTGGCTACGGGCGGTAATGCGTTTCTCGGCGGCGACGACTTCGATAACCGCTTAATAGACTGGCTAACGAGCGAATTTAAAAGCGACGCCGGCATCGATCTAAAAACCGACGTGATGGCTATGCAGCGCCTAAAAGAGGCAGCCGAAACAGCTAAAAAAGAGCTTAGCTCGGCACAAGAAACGACGATAAATTTACCGTTCATCACCGCCGACGCTACGGGCCCTAAACACCTCACAAAGACGCTAACCAGGGCTAAATTTGAGGGTATGATCGAGGATCTGGTCGCTCAAACCATCACCAAGATAAACGAGGTCGTAAAAGACGCGGGCCTAAGCAAATCGGAAGTAAAAGAAGTCGTCATGGTGGGCGGCTCGACGCGCGTGCCTCTCGTGCAAGAGGAGGTCAAAAAAGCGTTTGGCAAAGAGTTAAATAAAAGCGTAAATCCGGACGAAGTCGTAGCTATCGGCGCGGCGATCCAAGGCGCCGTCATCAAAGGCGACGTAAAAGACGTGTTGCTCCTAGACGTCACTCCGCTAAGCCTAGGTATCGAGACTCTAGGCGGTGTGATGACGAAAATCATCGAAAAAGGCACGACTATCCCGGTTAAGAAAAATCAAGTATTTTCAACCGCCGAGGATAACCAAAGCGCCGTCACGATCCACGTGCTACAAGGCGAGCGCGAATTTGCCCGCGACAACAAGTCTTTGGGTCAGTTTAACCTAGAGGGCATCCCTGCCGCTCCTCGCGGAGTGCCTCAGATCGAGGTTGAATTTGACATCGACGCCAACGGCATCCTAACGGTCTCTGCTAAAGACAAGGCTACAGGCAAAGCCCAAAATATCACGATCTCAGGCTCAAGCGGCCTAAGCGAAGACGAGATCAACAACATGGTCAAAGACGCCGAGCTACACAAAGAGGACGATAAAAAACGCAAAGACGCGGTAGAGGCGCGCAACCAGGCCGACGCGCTTGCGCACCAAACGCAAAAGAGCCTCGACGAGCTAGGCGAAAAGATCCCGGCCGAGGACAGAGAGCGCATCCAAAAGGCGCTTGACGAGCTAAAAGAGACGCTAAAAGACGAAAACGCAAGCAAAGAGCAGATCGACGCAAAGGTCAAAACTCTAAGCGAAGCCAGCCATAAGCTAGCCGAAGCGATGTATAAAAAAGACGGCGCTGCGGGCGAGCAAGCAAACGGCGGCAAGAAAAAAGACGACGACGTCATCGACGCCGAAGTAGAGTAA
- a CDS encoding SEL1-like repeat protein: protein MNKILKFTLCGFAWAILAVGATFASDTSAPINTASYNALLKEYLNGAGSGRDFEAHNFEKYASDLQIYCQKGVPYACYDLGYLYWFGVGVVKDQVKAEKQYFRFVDRFDKEKGEDIIKKINDKTKYILEYSYKMKNRNDEEILNYIRAEQLASFTDCVFKKNELFIRDGNTYSRDDDSCLNAFLLQRLLPADMLYTYEIFGDKRMDKDALTKMLLKAEARKNGFVGSELFGLLRYMYLPAGGFKEGFFKDLFGDDTLNLSQTQEKRQNLER, encoded by the coding sequence ATGAATAAAATTTTAAAATTTACGCTTTGCGGCTTTGCTTGGGCGATTTTGGCGGTTGGCGCGACGTTTGCGAGCGATACCTCTGCACCTATAAACACGGCTAGCTACAACGCTCTTTTAAAAGAATACTTAAACGGCGCGGGTAGCGGCAGGGATTTTGAAGCGCATAACTTTGAAAAATACGCGAGCGACTTGCAAATTTATTGCCAAAAAGGCGTGCCGTATGCGTGCTACGATTTAGGCTATTTATATTGGTTTGGCGTAGGCGTGGTTAAGGATCAAGTAAAGGCAGAAAAACAATATTTTCGGTTTGTTGATCGCTTTGATAAAGAAAAAGGTGAGGATATTATAAAAAAAATTAACGATAAAACAAAGTATATTTTGGAATATTCTTACAAAATGAAAAATCGTAATGATGAGGAAATTTTAAATTATATAAGAGCCGAGCAACTGGCTTCTTTTACGGATTGCGTTTTTAAGAAAAATGAACTTTTTATAAGAGACGGTAACACGTATTCAAGAGATGACGATTCGTGCTTGAATGCTTTTTTGCTTCAAAGGTTGCTACCTGCCGATATGCTCTATACTTATGAGATATTTGGCGATAAAAGGATGGATAAGGATGCTCTTACGAAAATGCTTTTAAAAGCCGAAGCGCGCAAAAACGGATTTGTGGGCTCGGAGCTATTTGGACTACTAAGATATATGTATTTGCCGGCCGGGGGCTTTAAGGAAGGATTTTTTAAAGATTTATTTGGTGACGATACGCTAAATTTAAGTCAAACTCAAGAAAAAAGACAAAATTTAGAGCGTTAA
- a CDS encoding acetyl-CoA carboxylase subunit A: MIHKILIANRGEIAVRVIRACKDLHIKNVAIYTKPDQNCLHVKIADEAYQIGIDPIKGYLDAKRIVEVAKACGADAIHPGYGFLSENYEFAKEVEDAGLVFIGPTADVIRKMGNKNIARYLMNKNGIPIVPGTEKLNNETIENIKLYAERIGYPVILKASGGGGGRGIRVVWKEEELESSLESCKREAKAFFNNDEVFMEKYVVNPRHIEFQILGDKYGNIIHLCERDCSIQRRHQKILEIAPSPTMSESLRKSMGVTAVAAAKAVNYTNAGTVEFLLDDYNNFYFMEMNTRIQVEHGVTEEITGVDLIVRQIRIAAGEILDMEQSDVITQGFAIEARITAEDAWQNFIPSPGEISGYYPALGPSVRVDSHLYKDYQIPPFYDSLLAKLIVRAPSYDLAVNKLKRALDEFTIEGSVKTTIPFLLSISKERDFRRGFFDTSYVENKMPSLLEKMKTKDNEDNEEVIAAIAAAIQRVKDARKLKEHADE; the protein is encoded by the coding sequence GTGATACATAAAATTTTGATCGCAAACCGCGGAGAGATCGCCGTTCGCGTGATCCGCGCCTGCAAGGATCTACACATCAAAAACGTCGCTATCTACACCAAGCCCGACCAGAACTGCCTGCACGTCAAAATAGCCGACGAGGCCTACCAGATCGGTATCGACCCGATCAAGGGCTACCTGGACGCCAAGCGCATCGTCGAGGTCGCAAAGGCTTGCGGCGCGGACGCGATACATCCGGGCTACGGATTTTTGAGCGAAAACTACGAATTCGCCAAAGAGGTCGAGGACGCGGGACTGGTTTTCATCGGGCCTACCGCCGACGTCATCCGCAAAATGGGCAACAAAAATATCGCCCGCTATCTGATGAATAAAAACGGCATCCCTATCGTGCCCGGCACCGAAAAGCTAAACAACGAAACGATAGAAAATATCAAACTATACGCCGAGCGCATCGGCTATCCCGTCATCCTAAAAGCCAGCGGCGGCGGCGGCGGACGCGGCATCCGCGTGGTGTGGAAAGAAGAGGAGCTGGAATCCAGCCTTGAAAGCTGCAAGCGCGAAGCCAAGGCGTTTTTTAACAACGACGAAGTTTTTATGGAAAAATACGTCGTAAATCCGCGCCACATCGAGTTTCAGATTTTAGGCGACAAATACGGCAACATCATCCACCTGTGCGAACGCGACTGCTCGATTCAGCGCCGCCACCAAAAGATCCTCGAGATAGCGCCTAGTCCGACGATGAGCGAAAGTCTGCGAAAGAGTATGGGCGTGACCGCAGTCGCCGCGGCAAAGGCCGTAAACTACACCAACGCCGGCACTGTCGAGTTTTTGCTCGATGATTATAACAACTTTTATTTTATGGAGATGAACACCCGTATCCAAGTCGAACACGGTGTGACCGAGGAGATCACGGGCGTGGATCTCATCGTGCGCCAGATCCGCATCGCGGCGGGTGAAATCCTAGATATGGAGCAAAGCGACGTCATCACGCAAGGCTTTGCGATCGAGGCGCGTATCACCGCCGAGGATGCGTGGCAAAATTTCATCCCAAGCCCGGGCGAGATCAGCGGCTACTACCCCGCTCTAGGCCCTTCCGTTCGCGTGGATAGCCATCTATATAAAGACTATCAGATACCGCCGTTTTACGATAGCTTGCTAGCTAAACTCATCGTGCGCGCCCCTAGCTACGATCTAGCCGTAAATAAACTAAAACGCGCGCTGGATGAATTTACGATCGAAGGCAGCGTCAAAACCACGATCCCGTTTTTGCTCAGCATCAGCAAGGAGCGCGACTTTAGGCGAGGATTTTTCGATACGTCCTACGTCGAAAATAAGATGCCCTCTCTGTTAGAAAAGATGAAAACCAAAGACAACGAGGACAACGAAGAGGTGATCGCCGCCATCGCCGCCGCGATACAAAGAGTAAAAGACGCTAGAAAACTAAAGGAGCACGCGGATGAATGA
- a CDS encoding arginyltransferase: MLVVPFSTLPSPCPYLKDRDSRMEYRYVDGCDFAVNDALARRGFRRFGKYFSKPNCAGCSECVNIRVDALNFKFNKSARRTIRKNENTKIILTKPLIDDAHVALYKKYHKFMQQKREWKYYELDFRRYYELYVAGHAEFGKEIAYFVGGRLIGVDLVDILSDGISAVYCYYDPDFADLSIGRYSLYQQILLARQLNLRWIYLGYYVKDCPSLAYKADYKPYEHLCEYVPLDETPVWEKAE; encoded by the coding sequence GTGCTAGTCGTGCCGTTTTCCACCCTGCCTAGCCCCTGCCCCTACCTCAAGGATAGGGACTCGCGTATGGAGTATCGCTACGTAGACGGCTGCGACTTTGCCGTAAACGACGCTCTGGCTAGGCGCGGCTTTAGGCGCTTTGGCAAATATTTCTCCAAGCCAAACTGCGCGGGTTGCAGCGAGTGCGTAAATATCAGGGTCGATGCGCTAAATTTTAAATTTAACAAATCCGCCCGCCGCACGATACGCAAAAACGAAAACACCAAAATCATCCTCACAAAGCCGCTCATAGACGACGCGCACGTGGCGCTATACAAAAAATATCATAAATTTATGCAGCAAAAGCGCGAGTGGAAGTACTACGAGCTGGACTTTCGCCGCTACTACGAGCTCTACGTCGCGGGGCACGCGGAGTTTGGCAAGGAGATTGCGTATTTTGTAGGCGGCCGTCTCATCGGCGTCGATCTCGTCGATATCCTTAGCGACGGTATCTCGGCGGTTTATTGCTATTACGACCCGGATTTTGCGGATCTTAGCATCGGCAGATACTCGCTCTATCAGCAAATTTTACTAGCTAGGCAGCTAAATTTGCGCTGGATATATCTAGGCTACTACGTCAAAGACTGCCCTAGCCTAGCCTACAAGGCGGACTACAAGCCATACGAGCACCTGTGCGAATACGTTCCGTTAGACGAAACGCCCGTGTGGGAAAAAGCGGAATAA
- a CDS encoding adenylosuccinate lyase — MIKVSQNLESLSIETSDVDLFFELQALIKRNFAKTLGQKGKVMSFYDENEKVQRKYFVKFLKKLCQRYELKNVNLNFAEYKTIKLHYIQPNSLKAMVFVDVAFVRGGAIFSFDRSNEAFISHIIRGFESKQILSAEGQIALNIANLGDCARLEELFNKSEYMKFSIIFNYNEEEFEKFKKRIKIYAKKNEAKFAALASLFEDHFTVLGCDKNDSFEEVRNRYLELVKAYHPDFHAALSPELLDECKTQFQRIQNAYESLKPYFKELEAGAE, encoded by the coding sequence TTGATAAAAGTAAGTCAAAATCTAGAATCTCTAAGCATAGAAACCTCGGACGTCGATCTGTTTTTCGAGCTGCAAGCGCTCATAAAGCGAAACTTCGCCAAGACGCTGGGGCAAAAAGGCAAAGTGATGTCGTTTTACGACGAAAACGAGAAGGTTCAGCGCAAATATTTCGTCAAATTTCTAAAAAAACTCTGCCAAAGATACGAGCTAAAAAACGTAAATTTAAACTTTGCCGAGTATAAAACCATCAAACTCCACTACATCCAACCAAACTCGCTAAAAGCCATGGTTTTCGTCGATGTCGCCTTCGTGCGAGGCGGCGCGATATTTAGCTTCGATCGCTCAAACGAAGCCTTCATCTCGCACATCATTAGGGGTTTTGAGTCAAAGCAAATTTTATCCGCCGAGGGTCAAATCGCCCTAAATATCGCAAACTTGGGCGATTGCGCGCGCTTAGAAGAGCTGTTTAACAAAAGCGAATATATGAAATTTTCGATCATCTTTAACTATAACGAAGAGGAATTTGAAAAATTTAAAAAACGCATCAAAATCTACGCCAAGAAAAACGAGGCCAAATTTGCTGCTCTTGCTAGCCTTTTTGAGGATCATTTCACGGTGCTTGGATGTGATAAAAACGATAGCTTCGAGGAGGTGCGAAACCGCTACCTGGAGCTGGTTAAAGCCTATCATCCCGACTTTCACGCCGCGCTTAGCCCCGAGCTTTTGGACGAGTGCAAAACGCAGTTTCAGCGTATCCAAAACGCCTACGAGAGCTTGAAGCCGTATTTTAAGGAGCTTGAGGCGGGAGCGGAGTAA
- a CDS encoding RNA polymerase factor sigma-54: MLKQTQAPKNKLSHTLRSWLPILSSSVEELKETLEPFLADNPFASVQQRNLSELPSAAPSKKEKNFFKEISKNSVTDNIESFSVAKTGLYDKLIEQIDKPLFPTEKSQKIAMKIIECINEEGYYEPEAFDEFSEAEIESVRKRFAYLEPAGIGAKDYKESFLFQLEELNLDEKLFESAKKLALNFENLSQMRKIPLYNEALAVIKRLKNPPAIEYMSEAAAIIPDIVIDTSSGGIEVRINDDFYPEIVIDVDGLDEKESFVASRVKEAKDLIDALDMRKATLRKIALMLVEYQYDYFFGGDIKPMRLKDIAEDLGRNPSTISRGISNKYLECSRGLVPIKSFFSAAIDEDVSNKAIKDFVANLVRNENPAKPLSDLKILEFIKKEFNVEVVRRTITKYRLALNIGSSSERKKTYLLQSGK, translated from the coding sequence ATGCTAAAGCAAACTCAAGCTCCCAAAAATAAGCTCTCGCACACGTTGCGCTCGTGGCTGCCGATACTTAGCAGCAGCGTCGAGGAGCTAAAGGAGACGCTTGAGCCGTTTTTAGCGGATAATCCGTTTGCTAGCGTGCAGCAGCGAAATTTAAGCGAGCTACCCAGCGCTGCGCCATCCAAAAAAGAGAAAAACTTTTTCAAAGAAATATCAAAAAACAGCGTAACCGACAATATCGAAAGCTTTAGTGTGGCTAAAACGGGGCTTTATGACAAGCTAATCGAGCAGATAGATAAGCCGCTGTTTCCGACCGAAAAATCCCAAAAAATCGCGATGAAAATAATCGAGTGCATAAACGAGGAGGGCTACTACGAGCCCGAAGCCTTTGACGAATTTAGCGAGGCGGAGATCGAGTCGGTGCGAAAGCGGTTTGCCTACCTCGAGCCCGCTGGCATCGGCGCAAAGGACTACAAAGAGAGCTTTTTGTTTCAGCTTGAGGAGCTAAATTTGGACGAGAAGCTCTTTGAAAGCGCTAAAAAGCTTGCGTTAAATTTCGAAAACCTCTCCCAAATGCGCAAAATCCCGCTCTATAACGAAGCTCTCGCCGTCATCAAGAGGCTAAAAAATCCACCCGCGATCGAGTATATGAGCGAGGCTGCGGCGATCATCCCCGACATCGTCATAGACACGAGCTCGGGCGGCATCGAGGTGCGTATCAATGATGACTTTTACCCCGAGATCGTCATCGACGTGGATGGGCTGGACGAAAAAGAGAGCTTCGTCGCCTCGCGCGTAAAAGAGGCAAAAGACCTCATAGACGCGCTTGATATGCGAAAAGCCACGCTGCGCAAGATCGCCCTCATGCTAGTGGAGTATCAGTATGATTACTTTTTCGGCGGCGACATCAAGCCTATGCGCCTAAAGGACATCGCCGAGGATCTGGGGCGAAACCCGTCGACCATCTCGCGCGGCATCTCAAACAAATACCTAGAGTGCTCGCGCGGGCTCGTGCCTATAAAGAGCTTTTTCTCCGCCGCGATCGACGAGGACGTCTCAAACAAGGCCATCAAGGATTTCGTGGCAAATCTCGTCCGAAACGAAAATCCCGCCAAGCCGCTTAGCGATCTAAAAATTTTGGAGTTTATAAAGAAGGAATTTAACGTCGAGGTCGTCCGCCGCACGATAACCAAATACCGCCTCGCGCTAAATATCGGCAGCTCCAGCGAGCGCAAAAAGACCTATCTGCTGCAATCAGGTAAGTAA
- the lptB gene encoding LPS export ABC transporter ATP-binding protein has product MHKLEVKDLQKTIKKTNIIKGISLEVKSGEVVGLLGPNGAGKTTTFYMICGLISPTSGSVFLDGADVTKVPLHKRAHMGIGYLPQESSIFKDLSVEENLLLGAEILYKDEAVREKKVNEMLNLLNIEPIRLRKGVSLSGGERRRCEIARSLIITPKFLLLDEPFAGVDPIAVSDIQSIVRDLKKLGIGVLITDHNVRETLAICDRAYVIKDGSLLASGSANEVANNKLVRTHYLGEEFKFVE; this is encoded by the coding sequence GTGCATAAATTAGAAGTAAAAGATTTACAAAAAACGATCAAAAAAACAAACATCATAAAAGGCATCTCGCTGGAGGTCAAAAGCGGCGAGGTAGTGGGCCTTCTGGGGCCAAACGGCGCTGGTAAAACGACGACGTTTTATATGATCTGCGGACTCATCTCGCCAACTAGCGGCAGCGTGTTTTTAGACGGCGCGGACGTGACGAAGGTGCCGCTACACAAGCGCGCGCATATGGGGATCGGCTATCTACCGCAAGAATCAAGTATATTTAAAGATCTCTCCGTCGAGGAAAATTTACTGCTCGGCGCCGAGATCTTATATAAAGACGAAGCCGTTCGCGAGAAAAAAGTAAATGAAATGCTAAATTTGCTAAATATCGAGCCGATACGCCTGCGAAAGGGCGTGAGCCTAAGCGGTGGCGAGCGCAGACGCTGTGAGATCGCTAGAAGCCTCATCATTACGCCTAAATTTTTGCTCCTGGATGAGCCTTTTGCCGGCGTCGATCCGATCGCCGTTAGCGACATACAAAGTATCGTTCGAGATCTAAAAAAGCTCGGCATCGGCGTGCTCATCACCGACCACAACGTCCGCGAGACGCTAGCTATCTGCGACCGAGCCTACGTGATCAAGGACGGCAGCCTGCTAGCTAGCGGCAGCGCGAACGAAGTCGCGAACAACAAACTCGTGCGCACCCACTATCTGGGCGAAGAGTTTAAATTTGTAGAATAA
- the tsaE gene encoding tRNA (adenosine(37)-N6)-threonylcarbamoyltransferase complex ATPase subunit type 1 TsaE, protein MIELNLGLGELSEVVKILPQSGVVILQGNLASGKTTLVKAIVKARGIDTEVTSPTFSVMQSYGDKIYHYDIYQNGLDAILQNGLFENLLEEGLHLVEWGDERLEKALANLGEKCVKVVISPSQKGRKYEVYGA, encoded by the coding sequence ATGATAGAGCTAAATTTGGGACTTGGCGAGCTTAGCGAGGTGGTAAAAATTTTACCCCAAAGCGGCGTCGTTATCTTGCAGGGAAATTTAGCTAGCGGCAAAACGACGCTAGTTAAAGCCATCGTAAAGGCTCGCGGCATTGATACGGAGGTTACTTCGCCTACGTTTTCGGTCATGCAAAGCTACGGAGATAAAATTTATCACTACGATATCTATCAAAACGGACTTGACGCGATTTTACAAAATGGACTTTTTGAAAATTTGCTAGAGGAGGGGCTTCACCTGGTAGAGTGGGGCGACGAGCGACTGGAAAAGGCGCTGGCAAATTTGGGCGAAAAATGCGTCAAGGTAGTCATCTCGCCTAGCCAAAAAGGGCGAAAATACGAGGTTTACGGTGCATAA
- a CDS encoding S4 domain-containing protein — MRVDKFLNTVNITKRRAVSEDMCKSGVVSVNGVVAKPAKEVKIGDVITIKFLTREACYEVLAIPETKSIPKSAQALYVKEL, encoded by the coding sequence ATGAGAGTAGATAAATTTTTAAATACCGTAAATATCACAAAAAGGCGCGCAGTCAGCGAAGACATGTGTAAAAGCGGCGTCGTGAGCGTAAACGGCGTCGTCGCCAAACCGGCCAAAGAGGTTAAGATCGGCGACGTGATAACGATTAAATTTTTAACGAGAGAGGCGTGCTACGAGGTGCTGGCGATCCCGGAGACCAAAAGCATCCCAAAATCAGCCCAAGCGCTATACGTAAAAGAGCTATGA